One candidate division KSB1 bacterium genomic region harbors:
- a CDS encoding ATP-binding protein has translation MSRQDVLKMAIRSNPCEIHHVEKRLENFLRAAGLSQDEIENIGIAVTEVVNNAIQHGNKNDQSKKVYLEFSRLQDRIEIRIQDVGGGFDPASIADPLQPENILKESGRGIFIVKALMDQVRYSFSEKGTTVELVKFLHSNG, from the coding sequence GTGAGCCGTCAGGACGTCTTGAAAATGGCCATCCGGTCGAATCCGTGCGAGATTCACCACGTCGAAAAGCGGCTGGAGAATTTTCTGCGCGCCGCCGGACTGTCTCAGGATGAAATTGAAAACATCGGCATTGCAGTGACCGAAGTGGTCAATAACGCCATCCAGCACGGCAATAAGAACGATCAAAGCAAAAAGGTCTATCTTGAGTTCAGCAGGCTGCAGGATCGCATTGAGATTCGCATTCAGGATGTCGGCGGCGGTTTTGATCCGGCAAGCATCGCCGATCCGCTGCAACCGGAAAACATTCTTAAAGAAAGCGGCAGGGGCATTTTTATCGTCAAAGCACTGATGGACCAGGTTCGTTACTCTTTTTCCGAAAAAGGCACAACGGTTGAATTGGTCAAATTTCTGCACTCGAACGGATAG